A single region of the Oncorhynchus kisutch isolate 150728-3 linkage group LG30, Okis_V2, whole genome shotgun sequence genome encodes:
- the LOC109875281 gene encoding armadillo repeat-containing protein 1, with product MSRELDALAVVNQLRDLSADPMNRRAIVQDQGCLPGLILFLDHPNPQVVYSALLAVRYLAECRQNREKMKGELGMMLSLQNVMQKTTTPGETKMLASEIYELLQASNSVDTDKPEEGPSCRRKDQFFLGSTNKRAKTVVLHIHGLDDSSRRSLCEESLLKIRGVISFTFQMGIKRCIVRIRSDLKAEALGSAIASTEVMKAQQVVRGEDGEEVIIPFPEDGSVAVEQNVALPDYLPEEESPSHEPDKAVTCVGTGQDGASWLGTAANFLSRSFYW from the exons ATGAGTAGGGAGCTAGACGCTTTGGCTGTGGTGAACCAGTTGAGGGATCTTTCTGCAGATCCTATGAACAGAAGAGCTATTGTTCAAGACCAAGGTTGCTTACCGGGACTCATCCTTTTTCTGGACCATCCCAATCCCCAGGTTGTCTACTCAGCACTCCTG GCTGTTCGCTACCTCGCAGAATGTCGTCAAAACAGGGAGAAAATGAAGGGAGAGCTGGGGATGATGTTAAGTCTTCAGAATGTCATGCAAAA gaCAACCACCCCAGGAGAGACTAAGATGCTGGCCTCAGAAATCTATGAACTCCTCCAGGCTTCTAACAGTGTGGATACAGACAAGCCTGAGGAGGGGCCCTCTTGCAGACGCAAGGACCAGTTCTTCCTGGGATCCACCAACAAGCGGGCCAAAACAGTGGTCCTCCACATACATGGCTTGGATGACTCT AGCCGGAGGAGCCTTTGTGAAGAGTCCTTATTGAAGATCCGAGGTGTCATCAGCTTTACATTCCAGATGGGCATTAAGCGGTGCATCGTCAGAATCCGCTCAGACCTGAAGGCAGAG GCTCTGGGTTCTGCCATCGCCTCAACTGAAGTAATGAAAGCTCAACAGGTGGtcaggggagaggatggagaagag GTAATCATCCCATTCCCAGAGGATGGTTCGGTAGCAGTGGAGCAGAATGTGGCTCTTCCAGACTACCTTCCAGAGGAGGAGAGCCCGTCCCATGAGCCAGACAAGGCTGTGACCTGTGTGGGCACAGGGCAGGATGGAGCAAGCTGGCTAGGCACTGCAGCTAACTTCCTGTCCCGCTCGTTCTACTGGTGA